One window of the Suricata suricatta isolate VVHF042 chromosome 7, meerkat_22Aug2017_6uvM2_HiC, whole genome shotgun sequence genome contains the following:
- the LOC115297119 gene encoding olfactory receptor 2W1-like → MDTNNGSSMTDFILLGFSDWPQLEHIISGIVFIFYIVTLVGNTTIILVSNLDSQLHTPMYFFLSNLSFLDLCYATTIIPQMLVNLWGPTKSITYGGCALQFFFALDFGATECLLLAVMAYDLYAAVCQPLHYTVIMHPQLCQKMVLTTWLGGLSSALMLCSLTLRLPRCGHREVDNFFCEMPALLKMACVYSKVMKITVFTLGVIFLLVPLSLILISYAIITQTVMRIKSTARWHKVLNTCGSHLMVVTLFYGTAIYMYMKPQNSTSQDEGKFLTFFYTIVTPTLNPLIYTLRNKDVKSAVKRILCVEKW, encoded by the exons ATGGACACGAACAATGGAAGTTCCATGACAGATTTCATCCTGCTGGGGTTTTCTGATTGGCCCCAATTAGAACACATCATCTCGGGGATTGTCTTCATCTTCTATATTGTGACTCTGGTAGGAAACACAACCATCATTCTTGTATCTAACCTAGACAGCCAGCTCCATACTCCCATGTATTTCTTTCTATCCAATTTGTCCTTCCTGGACCTCTGTTATGCAACTACCATTATCCCACAGATGCTGGTAAATCTATGGGGTCCAACAAAGTCTATTACCTATGGAGGGTGTGCGCTCCAATTCTTCTTTGCCCTTGACTTTGGAGCCACAGAATGTCTTCTTTTggctgtgatggcctatgacctcTATGCTGCTGTCTGTCAACCTCTTCACTACACAGTAATAATGCACCCTCAACTTTGCCAGAAGATGGTGCTCACCACCTGGTTAG GTGGTCTTAGCAGTGCTTTAATGCTTTGCTCCCTGACGTTGAGGTTGCCAAGGTGTGGACACCGGGAAGTGGATAATTTTTTCTGTGAGATGCCAGCCTTGCTCAAGATGGCTTGTGTCTACTCAAAAGTAATGAAGATCACTGTCTTTACTCTTGGAGTGATATTTCTTCTAGTACCTCTATCACTAATTCTCATCTCATATGCAATTATCACTCAAACTGTCATGAGGATCAAGTCAACAGCAAGGTGGCATAAGGTCCTTAATACATGTGGTTCCCACCTCATGGTAGTAACTCTTTTTTATGGAACAGCCATTTATATGTACATGAAGCCACAGAATAGCACATCCCAAGATGAGGGGAAGTTCCTTACTTTCTTTTACACAATTGTCACACCCACCCTTAACCCTCTGATCTacactttaagaaacaaagatgtaaaGAGTGCAGTAAAGAGAATACTGTGTGTAGAAAAATGGTAA